The following proteins are encoded in a genomic region of Nocardioides renjunii:
- a CDS encoding fumarate reductase/succinate dehydrogenase flavoprotein subunit — MTRHEMTGNEMSPEARGGMERHTYDVVVIGAGGAGLRAAIAAQEAGARTAVVCKSLLGKAHTVMAEGGAAAALGNRWPEDSWKVHFRDTMRGGKMLNNWRMAQLHAQEAPERVLELEDWGALFDRTEDGLISQRDFGGHRYARLAHVGDRTGLELIRTLQQRTVQLGIDVFMECTVTDVLKEAGDRQGRVAGAFAYWRETGRFITFEAPSVILATGGIGKSYKVTSNSWEYTGDGHALALRAGASLINMEFVQFHPTGMVWPPSVKGLLVTESVRGDGGILRNSEGERFMFDYIPDYFRAETADTEEEADRWYDDKKNNRRPPELLPRDEVARAINSEIKAGRGSPHGGIFLDIASRRDADYIRKRLPSMYHQFKELADVDITAEPMEIGPTCHYVMGGVEVDPDTQESAVTGLYAAGEVSGGMHGSNRLGGNSLSDLLVFGKRAGEAAAAYAVTSGQQGARPVIDEVDVKEAQASALAPFDVAADASGGSENPYTIQQDLQQSMNDLVGIIRTAPELERSLEALEQLKERATRMVVEGHRQYNPGWHLALDLRSMLLVSECIARAALARQESRGGHTRDDFPGPDPGWGAKNLVLTLDASGDGVDITEQALPVMPADLEQLFQDT; from the coding sequence ATGACCCGACACGAGATGACCGGCAACGAGATGTCGCCCGAGGCCCGCGGCGGCATGGAGCGCCACACGTACGACGTCGTGGTGATCGGTGCGGGCGGCGCCGGGCTCCGGGCCGCGATCGCCGCGCAGGAGGCCGGCGCCCGGACGGCGGTGGTCTGCAAGTCGCTGCTCGGCAAGGCCCACACCGTGATGGCCGAGGGCGGCGCGGCCGCGGCGCTCGGCAACCGGTGGCCCGAGGACAGCTGGAAGGTCCACTTCCGCGACACGATGCGCGGCGGCAAGATGCTCAACAACTGGCGGATGGCCCAGCTCCACGCCCAGGAGGCGCCGGAGCGGGTGCTCGAGCTCGAGGACTGGGGCGCGCTGTTCGACCGCACCGAGGACGGGCTGATCTCCCAGCGCGACTTCGGCGGCCACCGCTACGCCCGGCTGGCCCACGTCGGCGACCGCACCGGGCTCGAGCTGATCCGCACCCTGCAGCAGCGCACCGTGCAGCTCGGCATCGACGTCTTCATGGAGTGCACGGTCACCGATGTCCTCAAGGAGGCCGGCGACCGGCAGGGCCGCGTGGCGGGCGCCTTCGCCTACTGGCGCGAGACCGGCCGCTTCATCACCTTCGAGGCGCCCAGCGTCATCCTGGCGACCGGCGGCATCGGCAAGTCCTACAAGGTGACGTCCAACTCCTGGGAGTACACCGGCGACGGCCACGCCCTCGCGCTGCGGGCAGGGGCGAGCCTGATCAACATGGAGTTCGTGCAGTTCCACCCGACCGGCATGGTGTGGCCGCCGTCGGTGAAGGGCCTGCTCGTCACCGAGTCGGTGCGCGGCGACGGCGGCATCCTGCGCAACTCCGAGGGCGAGCGCTTCATGTTCGACTACATCCCCGACTACTTCCGGGCGGAGACCGCCGACACCGAGGAGGAGGCGGACCGGTGGTACGACGACAAGAAGAACAACCGTCGGCCGCCGGAGCTCCTGCCCCGTGACGAGGTGGCGCGGGCCATCAACTCCGAGATCAAGGCCGGGCGCGGCTCACCGCACGGCGGCATCTTCCTCGACATCGCCAGCCGCCGCGACGCCGACTACATCCGCAAGCGGCTGCCCTCGATGTACCACCAGTTCAAGGAGCTGGCCGACGTCGACATCACCGCCGAGCCGATGGAGATCGGCCCGACCTGCCACTACGTCATGGGCGGCGTCGAGGTCGACCCCGACACCCAGGAGTCGGCCGTGACCGGGCTCTACGCCGCGGGCGAGGTGTCCGGCGGGATGCACGGCTCCAACCGGCTGGGCGGCAACTCCCTCTCCGACCTGCTCGTCTTCGGCAAGCGGGCCGGCGAGGCCGCAGCGGCGTACGCCGTCACCTCCGGGCAGCAGGGCGCGCGTCCGGTGATCGACGAGGTGGACGTCAAGGAGGCGCAGGCGAGCGCGCTGGCGCCGTTCGACGTCGCAGCCGACGCGTCGGGGGGCTCCGAGAACCCCTACACGATCCAGCAGGACCTCCAGCAGTCGATGAACGACCTCGTCGGGATCATCCGCACCGCGCCGGAGCTCGAGCGCTCGCTCGAGGCGCTGGAGCAGCTCAAGGAGCGGGCGACCCGGATGGTGGTCGAGGGCCACCGGCAGTACAACCCCGGGTGGCACCTCGCGCTCGACCTGCGCAGCATGCTCCTCGTCAGCGAGTGCATCGCCCGGGCCGCGCTGGCCCGCCAGGAGTCGCGGGGCGGGCACACCCGCGACGACTTCCCGGGGCCCGACCCCGGGTGGGGCGCCAAGAACCTGGTGCTCACGCTCGACGCGTCCGGCGACGGCGTGGACATCACGGAGCAGGCGCTGCCGGTGATGCCCGCCGACCTCGAGCAGCTCTTCCAGGACACGTGA
- a CDS encoding succinate dehydrogenase/fumarate reductase iron-sulfur subunit: MAYDLKMRVWRGDAEGGELTDYTVEVSDGEVVLDALHRLQATQTGDLAIRWNCKAGKCGSCSAEVNGRPRLLCMTRLSDFDQAETITVTPMRTFPVIRDLVTDVSFNYEKAKQLPYAELGPRDADGKRRMMQVDVERGQEFRKCIECYLCQDVCHVVRDHEDNKQHFAGPRFFIRYAELDMHPLDTHDRRRLAQDAAGLGMCNITKCCTEVCPEGIHITDNGIIPMKERVVDRKYDPLVWLGNKIGLRNRDDDGRTEV; this comes from the coding sequence ATGGCCTACGACCTCAAGATGCGCGTGTGGCGCGGCGACGCGGAGGGCGGCGAGCTCACCGACTACACCGTCGAGGTGTCGGACGGCGAGGTGGTGCTGGACGCGCTGCACCGCCTGCAGGCCACCCAGACCGGCGACCTGGCGATCCGCTGGAACTGCAAGGCCGGCAAGTGCGGCTCGTGCAGCGCCGAGGTCAACGGCCGCCCACGGCTGCTGTGCATGACGCGCCTCTCGGACTTCGACCAGGCCGAGACGATCACGGTCACGCCGATGCGCACCTTCCCCGTCATCCGCGACCTCGTCACGGACGTGTCGTTCAACTACGAGAAGGCCAAGCAGCTGCCGTACGCCGAGCTCGGCCCGCGCGACGCCGACGGCAAGCGCCGGATGATGCAGGTCGACGTCGAGCGGGGCCAGGAGTTCCGCAAGTGCATCGAGTGCTACCTGTGCCAGGACGTGTGCCACGTGGTGCGCGACCACGAGGACAACAAGCAGCACTTCGCCGGGCCGCGCTTCTTCATCCGCTACGCCGAGCTCGACATGCACCCCCTCGACACCCACGATCGTCGCAGGCTCGCGCAGGACGCGGCCGGGCTGGGGATGTGCAACATCACCAAGTGCTGCACCGAGGTGTGCCCCGAGGGGATCCACATCACCGACAACGGGATCATCCCGATGAAGGAGCGCGTGGTCGACCGGAAGTACGACCCGCTGGTGTGGCTCGGCAACAAGATCGGCCTGCGCAACCGCGACGACGACGGCCGCACCGAGGTCTAG
- a CDS encoding ABC transporter substrate-binding protein: MSRASRSALVLAALALVAACGEPNTERDASQQPQGASLRVTIGTQAFPEALVLGELWRQALAVNGYTVDLRKAVGPAEDLDQALRDGDIDGYVAYTGTVLSIVAGQEVSGLDPEQTYDAVEDYYDDQDMEVSEPTPFENKDAIAVADAFAEDNGLTSIADLADLAAGDGVRLGARPEFEDLYLGLEGLREVYGLDDVEFTPVELGEQYALLDDGEVDAVDAFTTDPQLRGGGFTLLEDPELLFGSQNVVMVVDEGKLDSIDSDAFMDVIDTVNAQLTEDAMVDMNAEVTDGRGEADVARSFLRRVGLMTPLRG; this comes from the coding sequence ATGAGCCGCGCGTCGAGGTCCGCCCTCGTCCTGGCCGCGCTGGCGCTCGTCGCTGCGTGCGGCGAGCCCAACACCGAGCGCGACGCGTCCCAGCAGCCGCAGGGCGCGAGCCTGCGCGTGACGATCGGGACCCAGGCCTTCCCCGAGGCCCTGGTCCTCGGCGAGCTGTGGCGGCAGGCGCTCGCCGTCAACGGCTACACCGTCGACCTCCGCAAGGCCGTCGGCCCGGCGGAGGACCTCGACCAGGCGCTGCGCGACGGCGACATCGACGGCTACGTCGCCTACACCGGCACCGTCCTCTCCATCGTCGCCGGACAGGAGGTCTCCGGCCTCGACCCCGAGCAGACCTACGACGCCGTGGAGGACTACTACGACGACCAGGACATGGAGGTCAGCGAGCCGACGCCGTTCGAGAACAAGGACGCCATCGCCGTCGCCGACGCCTTCGCCGAGGACAACGGGCTGACCTCGATCGCCGACCTCGCCGACCTGGCCGCCGGCGACGGGGTGAGGCTCGGGGCGCGGCCCGAGTTCGAGGACCTCTACCTCGGCCTCGAGGGACTGCGTGAGGTCTACGGGCTCGACGACGTGGAGTTCACGCCGGTGGAGCTCGGCGAGCAGTACGCCCTGCTCGACGACGGCGAGGTCGACGCGGTCGACGCCTTCACCACCGACCCGCAGCTGCGCGGTGGCGGCTTCACGCTGCTGGAGGACCCCGAGCTGCTCTTCGGCTCGCAGAACGTCGTGATGGTCGTCGACGAGGGCAAGCTCGACTCCATCGACTCCGACGCCTTCATGGACGTCATCGACACCGTCAACGCCCAGCTCACCGAGGACGCGATGGTGGACATGAACGCCGAGGTGACCGACGGCCGCGGCGAGGCGGACGTGGCCCGCTCGTTCCTGCGCCGTGTCGGCCTGATGACCCCGCTGCGCGGCTGA
- a CDS encoding succinate dehydrogenase cytochrome b subunit: protein MATQINASRPSGPTLVKGARASRTTVALKLAMAVSGFLFVGFVLAHMYGNLKAFGGHDTFNEYAHHLRELGEPLLPHEGALWILRLGLIISLVVHVVTGVLLWRRAARARTTKYAVKKNSGVTRASLMMRWGGVTILVFLVWHLLNFTIGKVNPQGGATNDPYNLMVDTFDVWWMTVIYLVAMLALGAHLHHGIWSAAQTLGWTGTAAKRRRAKQVGFVTALVISGGYSLVPLAVLAGIITK, encoded by the coding sequence GTGGCAACCCAAATCAACGCCTCCCGCCCGTCCGGTCCCACCCTGGTGAAGGGCGCGCGGGCATCGCGCACCACCGTCGCGCTGAAGCTCGCCATGGCCGTCAGCGGCTTCCTGTTCGTGGGCTTCGTGCTCGCGCACATGTACGGCAACCTGAAGGCCTTCGGCGGTCACGACACGTTCAACGAGTACGCCCACCACCTGCGCGAGCTCGGCGAGCCGTTGCTGCCGCACGAGGGCGCGCTGTGGATCCTCCGGCTCGGCCTCATCATCTCGCTCGTCGTGCACGTCGTCACCGGCGTGCTGCTCTGGCGTCGCGCCGCCCGGGCCCGCACGACGAAGTACGCCGTGAAGAAGAACTCCGGCGTCACCCGCGCGAGCCTGATGATGCGCTGGGGCGGCGTCACCATCCTGGTGTTCCTGGTCTGGCACCTGCTGAACTTCACGATCGGCAAGGTCAACCCGCAGGGCGGGGCGACCAACGACCCCTACAACCTCATGGTCGACACCTTCGACGTGTGGTGGATGACCGTGATCTACCTCGTCGCGATGCTGGCGCTGGGCGCCCACCTGCACCACGGCATCTGGAGCGCCGCCCAGACCCTCGGCTGGACCGGCACCGCCGCCAAGCGCCGCCGGGCCAAGCAGGTCGGCTTCGTCACCGCACTCGTCATCTCGGGCGGCTACTCCCTCGTCCCGCTCGCCGTCCTCGCCGGCATCATCACCAAGTAA
- a CDS encoding Hsp20/alpha crystallin family protein: MPDRRNPFEGVTDFVSELSRLRSLGVHGALESSGDNPERTHASAWVPSTDILATGDDLVIRIELAGVDPADVDLRFNHGVLTVSGARQAGEAEHAEDATFLVRERYHGEFRRAITLPDDVTPEQIEATFEDGLVTIVVQGAATDRDGSRIEIAHRGGARKSRRVQPS; this comes from the coding sequence ATGCCCGACCGCCGCAACCCGTTCGAGGGCGTGACCGACTTCGTCAGCGAGCTCTCCCGGCTGCGCTCACTGGGCGTGCACGGGGCGCTGGAGTCCTCCGGCGACAACCCCGAGCGCACCCACGCCTCGGCCTGGGTGCCCAGCACCGACATCCTCGCCACGGGCGACGACCTGGTGATCCGCATCGAGCTCGCGGGCGTGGACCCCGCCGACGTCGACCTGCGGTTCAACCACGGCGTGCTGACCGTCTCCGGCGCGCGCCAGGCGGGAGAGGCCGAGCACGCCGAGGACGCGACGTTCCTGGTCCGCGAGCGCTACCACGGCGAGTTCCGGCGCGCGATCACGCTGCCGGACGACGTCACCCCGGAGCAGATCGAGGCGACGTTCGAGGACGGCCTGGTCACCATCGTCGTGCAGGGCGCCGCCACCGACCGCGACGGCAGCCGGATCGAGATCGCCCACCGCGGCGGCGCGAGGAAGTCCCGCCGGGTCCAGCCCTCCTGA